In Marinobacter sp. ANT_B65, the following proteins share a genomic window:
- a CDS encoding acetylornithine deacetylase, translating into MKRLLTIMILAALLGFAAFKAGVWWLADQRMSEARQALGESGVLERGKIGSGVEGRLVLSGASWQDFELTQPLFIGRAEFDAGSPIALLKALVDPSDLPASWSLQAEGLALVLEATMFRNWVTADGASGSEPASLFMLPCAPDPRQQLGSGDLLRMGITRLAGELIVHQSPYRLHLELNSANTGSLELKWPGARINLSSPELTLTSSAEPLELKLRDGGLMRRVAAYCAREAGVDPAQWAGRALNSFRAGLQSRGWSASEQLQALYRQWLLEGGEITVTLRPGSESLGIPVRSADESADGSVAWALEYNGAMVPDIFLRKAEPVAPELPKEVLEPQAPREDPEVIRWHVEDIEQATEWIGRQVRVSLSNSNVVDGRLASVTEREMEIAREVAGGEVVYPIAVRAITVFEVWRRGQVQ; encoded by the coding sequence ATGAAACGTCTGCTAACAATAATGATTCTGGCTGCCTTGCTTGGTTTTGCAGCCTTCAAGGCCGGGGTGTGGTGGCTGGCTGACCAGCGCATGTCAGAAGCTCGTCAGGCCCTTGGCGAGAGTGGGGTGCTGGAGCGTGGCAAAATTGGCTCCGGAGTCGAAGGTCGCCTGGTACTGTCCGGTGCGTCCTGGCAGGATTTCGAACTTACCCAGCCATTGTTTATAGGTCGGGCCGAGTTTGATGCCGGCTCTCCCATCGCTTTGCTCAAAGCTCTGGTGGATCCTTCTGATCTGCCTGCCAGTTGGTCGCTGCAGGCCGAAGGACTGGCATTGGTGCTTGAGGCGACCATGTTCCGCAACTGGGTTACTGCAGATGGCGCCAGCGGGAGTGAACCGGCGTCTTTATTTATGCTTCCCTGTGCACCGGATCCGCGGCAGCAGCTTGGTAGTGGTGATCTGTTACGTATGGGTATCACCCGTCTGGCCGGTGAGCTCATTGTGCACCAGTCCCCTTACCGTCTTCATCTTGAACTGAATTCTGCCAATACTGGCAGCCTGGAGCTTAAGTGGCCAGGCGCCCGTATAAACCTGTCATCTCCCGAATTAACGCTGACGAGTTCGGCTGAGCCTCTTGAACTGAAGCTGAGAGACGGCGGCCTTATGCGGCGGGTTGCAGCCTACTGCGCCCGTGAAGCAGGTGTAGATCCGGCTCAGTGGGCGGGGCGTGCACTGAATTCCTTCAGAGCCGGACTGCAGTCGAGGGGCTGGAGTGCAAGCGAACAGTTGCAGGCACTGTACCGGCAGTGGTTGCTTGAGGGCGGGGAGATTACTGTGACTTTACGGCCGGGTTCCGAATCTCTGGGGATCCCGGTGCGCTCAGCGGATGAGAGTGCTGATGGCTCAGTGGCCTGGGCGCTGGAGTATAATGGTGCCATGGTGCCTGATATTTTTCTTCGTAAAGCAGAACCGGTTGCCCCGGAGCTTCCCAAAGAAGTTCTTGAGCCACAGGCTCCCCGGGAAGACCCGGAAGTTATCCGCTGGCATGTCGAAGATATTGAGCAGGCGACTGAGTGGATCGGGCGTCAGGTTCGGGTGTCTCTCTCTAACAGTAATGTGGTGGACGGGCGCCTCGCTAGTGTTACCGAACGGGAGATGGAAATCGCTCGTGAAGTGGCTGGCGGCGAGGTGGTTTATCCGATAGCTGTCCGCGCAATCACAGTGTTTGAAGTCTGGCGGCGCGGCCAGGTCCAATAG
- a CDS encoding phosphoribulokinase: MSKRHPIIAVTGSSGAGTSTTGHIFRRMFAGEGLVAAMVSGDSFHRYNREQMARLAAKGQFGERNHFALAANHIDKLEALFYDYSHTGNGRYRQYVHDEDRALQTEGHKPGTFTAWGSLQPDTDLLFYEGLHGAVVSEAFNIAQYVDLLIGVVPIVNLEWIQKIHRDTHQRGYSEEAVVATIINRMDDYVHDIVPQFSHTHINFQRIPLVDTSNPFVVRDVPTEDESMLVIRFRDAAEVDFSYLLQAIQNSTLSRHDTLVIPGTKMALAMDLIVRPMVQRLIAQKSFA; the protein is encoded by the coding sequence ATGTCAAAACGTCACCCGATTATTGCTGTGACCGGTTCGTCCGGCGCAGGTACCAGCACTACCGGTCATATATTCCGGCGTATGTTTGCTGGTGAGGGTCTGGTTGCCGCTATGGTCAGTGGTGACAGTTTTCACCGCTATAACCGGGAACAGATGGCGCGACTTGCAGCTAAAGGCCAGTTTGGTGAGCGCAATCACTTTGCCCTGGCCGCTAATCATATCGATAAGCTGGAGGCGCTGTTTTATGACTACAGCCATACCGGCAACGGGCGTTATCGTCAGTATGTTCATGATGAAGACCGGGCCTTGCAGACAGAGGGGCACAAACCTGGCACGTTCACGGCCTGGGGCTCGCTACAGCCGGACACTGATCTTCTGTTCTATGAAGGACTGCACGGGGCGGTGGTGAGTGAGGCGTTCAATATTGCCCAGTATGTGGACTTGCTTATTGGTGTGGTGCCCATTGTTAACCTTGAGTGGATCCAGAAGATTCACCGGGACACTCATCAGCGTGGCTACAGCGAGGAAGCAGTAGTCGCAACAATCATTAACCGGATGGACGATTACGTTCACGATATAGTCCCGCAGTTTTCACATACTCACATTAACTTCCAGCGTATCCCGCTGGTGGATACTTCCAATCCGTTTGTTGTCCGGGATGTTCCCACGGAAGATGAGAGCATGCTGGTGATCCGTTTCCGGGATGCCGCCGAGGTTGATTTCTCTTATCTCTTGCAGGCTATACAGAACAGCACGCTTTCCCGGCACGACACTCTGGTTATTCCGGGCACAAAAATGGCGCTGGCCATGGACCTGATTGTAAGGCCCATGGTGCAGCGCCTGATTGCCCAGAAATCTTTTGCCTGA
- a CDS encoding OsmC family protein: MKATVDWTGNASFRATSGTGHSVQLDGPPDHGGENLGPRPMEMLLMGLGGCSSFDVMSILKKSRQDVTACHAELEAERADAIPSVFTKIHLHFVVTGRNLKENQVKRAVSLSAEKYCSASIMLEQAGVEITHSHEIHNVE; encoded by the coding sequence ATGAAAGCAACCGTCGACTGGACAGGCAACGCCAGCTTCCGGGCCACCAGTGGCACCGGACACTCAGTGCAACTGGACGGCCCCCCCGATCATGGCGGCGAAAACCTGGGGCCCCGCCCCATGGAAATGCTGCTGATGGGCCTTGGGGGCTGTTCATCATTTGATGTTATGAGCATCCTGAAAAAAAGCCGGCAGGATGTCACAGCCTGCCATGCCGAACTGGAAGCAGAGCGGGCGGACGCCATACCTTCGGTGTTTACAAAGATCCATCTTCATTTTGTGGTGACCGGCCGCAACCTCAAGGAAAATCAGGTAAAGCGTGCCGTAAGCCTGTCAGCCGAGAAGTATTGCTCCGCCTCAATCATGCTTGAACAGGCAGGCGTAGAAATCACCCACAGCCACGAAATACACAACGTGGAATAA
- the speD gene encoding adenosylmethionine decarboxylase, with protein sequence MEPKLQLHGFNNLTKSLSFNIYDICYAQTEEQREAYIDYIDEMYNAERLTQILTDVVKIIGANILNIARQDYEPHGASVTMLIAEHELSGGKEPDNEESPGPFPDTIVAHLDKSHVTVHTYPESHPHEGISTFRADIDVSTCGLISPLKVLNYLIHSFDSDVVTVDYRIRGFTRDVDGTKHYIDHNINSIQNYLTEDTQNAYQMIDVNVYQENLFHTKMMLKDFNLDNYVFGVNASDLDPQVAQSIEDRLRREMLEIFYSRNVE encoded by the coding sequence ATGGAACCAAAACTCCAGTTGCACGGTTTCAACAACCTGACCAAATCCCTGAGCTTCAACATCTACGACATCTGTTACGCGCAGACTGAAGAGCAACGCGAAGCCTATATTGATTACATTGACGAGATGTACAATGCAGAGCGTCTGACCCAGATCCTGACCGACGTCGTCAAAATCATCGGCGCAAACATTCTCAACATCGCCCGCCAGGACTATGAGCCTCATGGTGCATCAGTCACTATGCTGATCGCTGAGCACGAATTGAGCGGCGGCAAAGAGCCTGATAACGAAGAATCCCCCGGGCCGTTTCCAGACACCATCGTAGCCCACCTGGACAAAAGCCACGTTACCGTGCACACCTACCCAGAGAGCCATCCTCACGAAGGCATCAGCACCTTCCGGGCCGACATAGATGTCTCAACCTGTGGTCTGATCTCGCCCCTGAAGGTACTGAACTATCTGATTCACAGCTTCGATTCCGACGTGGTTACCGTCGACTATCGTATTCGCGGATTTACCCGTGATGTGGACGGAACCAAGCACTACATCGATCACAATATCAACTCGATTCAGAACTATCTGACCGAAGATACACAGAATGCCTATCAGATGATCGATGTGAATGTTTACCAGGAAAATCTTTTCCATACCAAGATGATGCTTAAGGATTTCAACCTGGATAACTATGTGTTCGGAGTAAACGCCAGCGACCTGGATCCGCAGGTAGCGCAATCCATCGAAGATCGCCTGCGCCGGGAAATGCTGGAGATTTTCTACTCCCGTAACGTCGAATAG
- the crp gene encoding cAMP-activated global transcriptional regulator CRP, which translates to MATIVKPVEQKTKHLDYFLSQCHRRRYPAKSTIIYAGDKSDSLFYIVKGSVTVIIEDDDGREMIMAYLNAGDFFGEMGLFDNMDSRSAWVKAKTECEVAEISYPKFREIAQQDLGVLYFIGEQMASRLRQTTRKVGDLAFLDVTGRVARTLLDLCKEPDAMTHPDGMQIKITRQEIGRIVGCSREMVGRVLKTLEDQGLVRVKGKTMVVFGTR; encoded by the coding sequence ATGGCTACTATCGTCAAGCCGGTTGAGCAGAAGACCAAACATCTCGATTATTTTCTTTCGCAGTGTCATCGTCGCCGGTATCCGGCCAAGAGCACCATTATTTACGCAGGTGACAAAAGCGACTCCCTCTTTTACATCGTCAAGGGTTCCGTCACGGTTATCATCGAAGACGATGATGGCCGTGAGATGATCATGGCTTACCTCAATGCAGGGGATTTCTTCGGCGAGATGGGGCTGTTCGACAATATGGATTCCCGCAGCGCCTGGGTGAAGGCTAAAACCGAATGTGAGGTTGCGGAGATAAGCTACCCGAAATTCCGGGAAATAGCCCAGCAGGATCTCGGGGTACTCTACTTTATCGGCGAACAGATGGCCTCACGGTTGCGCCAGACGACACGTAAAGTCGGCGACCTGGCTTTTCTGGACGTCACCGGGCGGGTTGCCCGTACCTTGCTGGACTTGTGCAAGGAGCCAGACGCCATGACTCACCCTGATGGTATGCAGATAAAGATTACCCGTCAGGAAATCGGCCGTATTGTGGGTTGTTCCCGGGAAATGGTAGGCAGGGTCCTGAAGACTCTCGAAGATCAGGGGCTGGTCAGAGTGAAAGGCAAAACCATGGTGGTGTTCGGTACCCGATGA
- the argA gene encoding amino-acid N-acetyltransferase, which produces MKSNGWLHSFRHSSPYINAHRGRTVVLNIPGDAVEHENFINIIHDIALLSSLGVRLVVAFGARPQIQKRLDDAGLKSSFSRSLRITPENHLPLVMEATGGLRAHLESQLSMGLVNSPMHNARIRVSSGNYVTARPVGVLDGIDFGYTGKVRRVDVSGIEKLLEQGHIVLLPPMGYSPTGDTFNLSYEDVGSQVAAALRAEKLIVFIDDQGLLEQDGSLIRELSARQAPERLADGTITGHDADLLRAASDACVKGVKRAHIISYVSDGALLEELFTRDGTGTLVSGDHYEQVRQARAEDIGGILGLIEPLEEQGILVRRSREMLETDIEHFVVAERDGTIVGCAALHNYPDEGAGELSCFAVDSAYRRAGRGDEILLMVEKHARSQGVQKLFVLTTQTEHWFRERGFQPSTVQALPGPKLASYNTQRNSKVFFKPL; this is translated from the coding sequence TTGAAATCAAACGGCTGGCTGCATTCATTTCGCCATTCATCGCCCTACATCAATGCTCACCGTGGTCGTACGGTTGTATTGAACATTCCGGGTGATGCAGTCGAACATGAAAACTTCATCAACATCATCCATGATATTGCACTGCTGAGCAGTCTTGGGGTGCGTCTGGTTGTTGCTTTTGGTGCGCGCCCGCAAATCCAGAAGCGCCTGGATGATGCGGGCCTGAAGTCGTCATTCTCACGCAGTCTGCGTATTACTCCCGAGAACCACCTGCCCCTGGTTATGGAGGCGACCGGTGGTTTGAGGGCGCATCTTGAAAGCCAGTTGTCCATGGGGCTGGTTAATTCACCTATGCACAATGCCCGCATTCGGGTGAGCAGCGGCAACTATGTAACGGCCAGACCGGTTGGAGTGCTGGACGGAATCGATTTTGGCTACACTGGCAAGGTGCGGCGTGTTGATGTTTCCGGTATCGAGAAGCTTCTGGAGCAAGGACACATTGTTTTGCTGCCTCCTATGGGTTATTCACCGACCGGGGATACCTTTAATCTGTCGTACGAAGACGTTGGTAGCCAGGTGGCCGCAGCTCTGCGGGCAGAAAAACTAATCGTATTCATTGATGATCAGGGGCTGCTTGAACAGGATGGGTCCCTGATCCGTGAGCTTTCAGCAAGGCAGGCACCGGAGCGTCTGGCTGATGGAACCATAACGGGGCACGACGCAGATCTTCTTCGGGCAGCCAGCGATGCCTGCGTCAAGGGTGTCAAACGGGCTCATATCATCAGTTACGTTAGTGATGGCGCGCTGCTGGAAGAACTTTTTACCCGGGATGGTACAGGTACGCTGGTCAGTGGTGATCATTACGAACAGGTTCGCCAGGCACGTGCTGAGGACATCGGCGGCATACTTGGATTGATAGAACCGCTGGAAGAGCAGGGTATTCTGGTGCGTCGATCCCGGGAAATGCTGGAGACTGATATTGAACACTTTGTTGTCGCGGAACGTGACGGCACCATTGTAGGTTGCGCTGCTCTGCATAATTATCCGGATGAGGGCGCAGGTGAGCTTTCTTGTTTTGCTGTGGATTCTGCGTATCGCCGCGCCGGTCGTGGCGACGAAATTCTTTTGATGGTCGAAAAGCATGCCCGTAGCCAGGGAGTCCAGAAGCTGTTCGTGCTCACCACACAAACAGAGCACTGGTTTCGCGAGCGGGGGTTTCAGCCCAGCACGGTTCAGGCTTTGCCCGGGCCCAAGCTCGCATCTTACAATACCCAGCGTAATTCAAAGGTTTTCTTCAAGCCGCTTTGA
- the argE gene encoding acetylornithine deacetylase: MHQPRDDDGSRKRISRAETVPNVREMLERLVGLPSISSASAEWDQSNEPVVRTLGEWLEALGFSVEILAVPGMLGKYNLVATLGRGSGGLVLAGHTDTVPFDDKRWQSDPFTLTERDNRWYGLGTCDMKGFFPLAIEAAKAFTAGDLKQPLIILATADEESSMNGAKALAEAGKPKARYAVIGEPTSLRPVRMHKGIMMERLTFEGQSGHSSDPGLGRSALEGMQEALGELLALREGWQEQYRNPNFDVQVPTLNLGCIHGGDSPNRICARCELHFDLRPLPGMNMESLRQTILHRIQPVAERRGLIMEFEPLFDGVPPFETQPDAVLVKACERLTGHTAQAVAFATEAPWLQKLGMETLVMGPGSIDQAHQPDEFLELSQLEPTVKILRGLIRQFCL, encoded by the coding sequence ATGCATCAGCCCCGTGACGACGATGGCAGCCGTAAGCGCATCAGTCGCGCCGAAACAGTCCCGAATGTGCGCGAGATGCTGGAAAGGCTTGTTGGGTTGCCGTCTATCAGCAGCGCATCGGCTGAGTGGGATCAGAGCAATGAGCCGGTAGTGCGAACGCTTGGGGAGTGGCTGGAAGCCTTGGGGTTTTCAGTGGAAATTCTGGCGGTGCCCGGCATGCTTGGCAAGTACAACCTGGTTGCTACTCTGGGGCGTGGTTCCGGGGGGCTTGTGCTTGCCGGCCATACAGACACTGTGCCTTTTGATGACAAGCGCTGGCAAAGTGATCCCTTTACCCTGACCGAGCGTGACAATCGCTGGTACGGCCTGGGCACCTGCGATATGAAAGGGTTTTTCCCCCTGGCGATTGAGGCTGCCAAAGCCTTTACCGCTGGCGATCTCAAGCAGCCCCTGATTATCCTTGCAACAGCGGATGAAGAAAGCTCCATGAATGGCGCCAAGGCTCTGGCGGAAGCCGGCAAGCCGAAAGCCCGTTACGCGGTTATTGGTGAGCCTACCAGCCTCAGGCCAGTGCGTATGCACAAAGGCATCATGATGGAGCGGTTAACGTTTGAGGGGCAATCTGGTCACTCTTCCGATCCGGGGTTGGGGCGCAGTGCCCTTGAGGGTATGCAGGAGGCGCTTGGCGAGCTTCTGGCCCTGCGCGAAGGCTGGCAGGAGCAGTACCGCAACCCGAATTTTGATGTGCAGGTACCCACCCTTAACCTTGGGTGCATCCACGGAGGTGACAGTCCTAACCGTATCTGTGCCCGGTGTGAGCTGCACTTTGACCTGCGACCGTTACCGGGAATGAATATGGAGAGTCTGCGTCAGACTATCCTGCATAGAATCCAGCCGGTGGCTGAGCGACGCGGATTAATTATGGAGTTTGAGCCGCTGTTCGACGGTGTTCCACCTTTTGAAACCCAGCCGGATGCGGTGCTGGTAAAGGCTTGTGAGAGGCTTACGGGCCACACCGCCCAAGCGGTCGCTTTTGCAACCGAGGCTCCCTGGTTGCAGAAGCTTGGCATGGAGACACTGGTTATGGGCCCGGGTTCAATCGACCAGGCGCACCAGCCTGATGAGTTTCTGGAGCTGTCACAATTGGAGCCCACGGTGAAAATTCTCAGGGGCCTTATCCGGCAGTTTTGCCTTTAA
- a CDS encoding DUF1631 family protein, translating into MDPKERRSSPRKPIKLAAQIVLGTGETLPCQVADFCPEGLFVRYSGETSLKLERVFASGTPPELIVRFRDPDGKRRHELHVSIVRRIDGAMGVNFTRTNPEAVAAMLQQCGGSNTQDRASLRAPSERVQFVLHQSARALIQHIEPLMDACFVQMGTALRDAAHEAKSDQQANELMDFSGQVQTRQRVIWHQIARNLESPLKPSPKGFPGSELSMVDKGEFEDWLTIRVMVTKADTLYRKDLLQLKLRLDKLGIANATGHHNPLGPSLVCESFHSGLSQLKASREVEKICLKVFEQSVLLHLGPLYQELNNILIRHGVLPELDLSKYLSEHTAGSSLNKTVPAQKPEAGKPSEPVQAMSKPATAAPVHRDSSGAGAVPSKPAPVGRDTGPGKTRLGSEFRSYAQAAQTAFATVRNLLGTLAASRAVRGEAEPEPFPVNAVPMSSGELQRELQQLQTEPVVSTTNVIPLRERVVGKVRESGAKKLDVEQQSTLDVVDRFFNSVTESPKLSEYAQRRMRQLEVPVLKVVMRDPAFFDDKNSPVRGVMNRLAQLGIKGGRLNPVVQRRVDELIQRITSEFEQDVGVFEQTVQELDDLIDRQNLVYRRNVERVTAAAEGAQKVSESKTAVADVLNRKLAGRKVPKAVLSLLEGGWQDLLSLTWIRQGPDSQVWQDYLSVVDSLLVFAEDPASTVNLPELLRVIQDGLASISSNHMPSAQIRDELKQFLVRSSDKPPEMVEVPLPATDKDIKQSLSEREQRSLQRWMNRAQKLRTGDWLRDQEKPDEPQYIRLVWVARGFSRFVFVNHQGMRVVELDLEALARHMRKGVIVPDGQYERPLVDESIDRMVRKVYDQLSWASTHDELTGLLGRREFERTLDQQLARREDERSLLRLDLRNFRLLNDTAGYQAGDDTLKNVADMLRKHVGGGMPLARLAGNEFGMLVPAENAGDVARDLIATIEGTEFVHGSSSYSLSASVGMVPELPGLVSAERWLRASEQALSASRQKGHGKVAEYTLGADDQARQEQIAAKVASLGDLDEERMLLRCQKIIPLHSRTNMAAQYEVLISMYDDAGALITGRDFVRMAERYDRMQAVDRWVVGHMLDWLRVQAPDPRDLGGVCINLSGYSLNDQSLLEYIYEKLSDNDAPIERLWFEVTEASAINDMEAVADFILEMKELGCRFCLGNVGSGPNSFEFMRSLPVDLIKIDSAFTSQLNTSETDRAMVQSMVDMAHYMDREVIAGQVESRDVLDTLRQLGVDYAQGFVIEKPRSLDSLN; encoded by the coding sequence ATGGATCCGAAAGAACGTCGCAGCAGCCCTCGCAAACCCATCAAACTTGCTGCCCAGATTGTTCTGGGTACTGGTGAGACTTTACCGTGTCAGGTTGCAGATTTTTGCCCTGAAGGCTTGTTTGTCCGTTATTCCGGCGAGACATCCCTTAAGCTTGAGCGGGTTTTTGCTTCAGGTACGCCACCTGAGCTGATCGTGCGTTTTCGGGACCCGGATGGAAAGCGCCGGCATGAGCTCCATGTCAGCATTGTCCGTCGCATTGATGGCGCTATGGGCGTTAATTTCACACGTACCAACCCGGAAGCCGTTGCGGCAATGCTGCAACAGTGTGGCGGTTCCAATACTCAGGACCGTGCATCATTGCGTGCCCCGAGTGAGCGGGTACAGTTTGTCCTGCATCAGTCTGCACGTGCGCTTATACAGCATATCGAACCGCTCATGGACGCTTGTTTCGTGCAAATGGGAACGGCGCTGCGAGATGCTGCCCACGAGGCCAAGAGCGACCAGCAGGCAAATGAGCTGATGGATTTTTCGGGCCAGGTTCAGACCCGGCAACGGGTAATATGGCATCAGATAGCGCGCAATCTGGAATCCCCCCTCAAGCCTTCCCCCAAAGGCTTTCCCGGTTCAGAACTTTCGATGGTGGACAAGGGTGAGTTTGAAGACTGGCTGACAATCCGGGTTATGGTTACCAAGGCTGACACCCTGTACCGCAAAGATCTGTTGCAGTTGAAGCTTCGCCTGGACAAGCTTGGTATCGCTAACGCGACCGGGCACCATAACCCTCTGGGTCCGTCACTTGTATGCGAGTCGTTTCATTCAGGGTTGAGCCAGCTCAAGGCCTCCAGGGAAGTTGAAAAGATCTGCCTGAAGGTGTTTGAACAGTCTGTACTGCTTCATCTGGGGCCGCTATACCAAGAACTGAACAATATCCTGATCCGTCATGGCGTGTTACCCGAGCTGGATCTTAGCAAGTATCTCAGTGAGCACACCGCTGGAAGCTCCCTGAACAAAACGGTTCCGGCTCAGAAGCCAGAAGCCGGAAAGCCCAGTGAGCCTGTCCAGGCCATGTCAAAACCGGCAACCGCTGCGCCAGTGCACCGGGATTCTTCAGGTGCCGGTGCGGTGCCGTCGAAGCCCGCGCCTGTAGGTCGCGATACCGGGCCTGGGAAAACACGCCTGGGTAGTGAGTTCAGGAGCTATGCTCAGGCAGCGCAAACAGCGTTTGCAACCGTGCGGAATCTGCTTGGTACTCTTGCTGCCAGTCGGGCAGTTCGCGGTGAGGCTGAGCCAGAGCCTTTCCCTGTCAACGCAGTGCCGATGTCTTCGGGTGAGTTGCAGCGCGAGCTTCAGCAGCTTCAGACTGAACCCGTTGTCAGTACCACTAATGTTATCCCACTGCGTGAGAGGGTGGTGGGGAAAGTCCGCGAGAGTGGTGCAAAAAAACTGGATGTTGAGCAGCAGAGTACACTTGATGTTGTTGACCGTTTCTTTAACTCGGTTACTGAAAGCCCCAAGCTGAGTGAATATGCCCAGAGACGGATGCGGCAGCTTGAAGTGCCGGTTCTCAAAGTTGTCATGCGTGACCCGGCCTTTTTTGATGACAAAAACAGCCCTGTCAGGGGGGTGATGAACCGACTGGCCCAGCTTGGTATCAAGGGTGGCCGGCTCAACCCGGTCGTTCAGCGCCGTGTCGATGAGCTTATCCAGCGTATTACCTCGGAATTTGAGCAGGATGTAGGGGTGTTTGAGCAGACGGTTCAGGAACTCGACGATCTGATTGATCGCCAGAACCTGGTTTACCGTCGGAATGTTGAACGGGTAACCGCTGCAGCGGAGGGCGCCCAGAAAGTTTCAGAGTCCAAGACTGCGGTTGCAGATGTGCTCAACCGGAAACTTGCGGGACGAAAGGTACCAAAAGCAGTGCTAAGCCTGCTTGAGGGTGGCTGGCAGGATTTGTTGTCGCTGACCTGGATCCGTCAGGGACCGGACAGCCAGGTCTGGCAGGACTATCTCTCGGTTGTTGATTCATTGCTGGTGTTTGCAGAGGACCCTGCCAGCACAGTGAACCTGCCAGAGTTGCTCCGGGTTATACAGGACGGCCTGGCGTCGATTTCAAGCAACCATATGCCGTCAGCCCAGATACGTGATGAGTTGAAGCAGTTTCTGGTGCGCAGTTCGGATAAACCACCGGAAATGGTGGAGGTGCCGCTGCCAGCGACTGACAAGGATATCAAGCAGTCCCTGTCAGAACGCGAACAGCGTAGTCTTCAGCGTTGGATGAACCGGGCTCAGAAGCTTCGGACTGGTGATTGGCTGCGGGATCAGGAAAAGCCCGACGAGCCGCAGTATATCCGTCTTGTCTGGGTGGCCCGAGGGTTCAGCCGGTTTGTTTTTGTGAATCATCAGGGTATGCGGGTTGTAGAGCTTGATCTGGAAGCCCTGGCTCGCCATATGCGCAAAGGCGTAATTGTGCCTGACGGTCAGTACGAACGGCCACTGGTGGATGAAAGCATCGACCGCATGGTGCGTAAGGTCTATGACCAGTTGTCTTGGGCTTCTACCCATGACGAGCTGACCGGCCTCCTCGGTCGCCGTGAGTTTGAACGGACGCTTGATCAGCAACTGGCCCGGCGGGAAGACGAGCGCTCGCTGTTACGGCTGGATTTACGCAACTTCCGTCTTTTGAACGATACTGCGGGCTATCAGGCCGGAGATGACACGCTGAAAAATGTCGCCGACATGCTGCGCAAGCATGTGGGCGGCGGAATGCCCCTGGCCCGGCTTGCGGGAAATGAATTTGGCATGCTGGTGCCGGCTGAGAACGCAGGCGATGTAGCTCGCGATCTGATTGCAACTATAGAGGGCACAGAGTTTGTCCATGGTAGCAGTAGCTATAGTTTGTCCGCCAGTGTAGGTATGGTGCCAGAGCTGCCAGGCCTGGTCAGTGCTGAGCGCTGGCTGAGAGCGTCCGAACAGGCATTGAGTGCGTCCAGACAGAAAGGGCATGGAAAAGTCGCAGAATATACGCTGGGTGCGGATGATCAGGCACGTCAGGAACAGATTGCGGCCAAGGTAGCGAGCCTTGGTGATCTGGATGAAGAGCGGATGCTGCTGCGTTGTCAGAAGATTATCCCCTTGCACAGCCGCACTAACATGGCAGCTCAGTATGAAGTCCTGATCAGTATGTACGACGATGCAGGTGCCTTGATTACTGGCCGTGACTTTGTACGTATGGCTGAACGCTATGACCGCATGCAAGCCGTTGATCGCTGGGTTGTCGGCCATATGCTGGACTGGTTGCGGGTGCAGGCGCCGGATCCTCGTGATCTTGGTGGGGTGTGTATTAACCTGTCCGGTTACTCACTGAATGACCAGTCGTTGCTTGAATACATTTATGAAAAATTAAGCGATAACGACGCGCCCATTGAGCGCCTGTGGTTTGAAGTAACCGAAGCCTCTGCCATTAATGACATGGAAGCAGTAGCGGACTTTATCCTCGAGATGAAAGAGCTGGGGTGCAGATTCTGTCTTGGAAACGTCGGTAGCGGCCCCAATTCCTTTGAGTTCATGCGCTCACTTCCGGTTGATCTGATCAAGATAGACAGTGCTTTTACCAGCCAGCTCAATACCAGCGAAACCGATCGTGCAATGGTGCAGTCCATGGTGGATATGGCGCACTATATGGATCGGGAAGTGATTGCTGGCCAGGTTGAGTCACGCGATGTTCTGGATACGTTGAGGCAGTTGGGCGTGGATTACGCTCAGGGTTTTGTGATCGAAAAACCCCGTTCGCTCGACAGTCTTAACTGA